The DNA sequence TTGGATAATGACTTTCAACAAGATTCCCGGATACCGAAGGCTACCTATTCTTTTCTTGATCTGAGTGCCGAAAGAATGAGCGGGGTCATATCCTTTGTATTGCTAAATATTTTACTGATCTTCTTTATTATTACTTACAATTATGAACAGTTTTATGAAGCCGTAAAAACACCCGTTCAGCTTTCCGAAGAAACCCATGAAAGAGTAAATGCCGTCATCATGTCTATCATAATGGCTATCCTGGTTATCATGTTCTACTTTAAATCCGGATTTAATTTTGATCCGAAAGCGGGATTACTGAAAATCTTAGCTAAAATCTGGATTTTCCTCAATGTTATCCTTGTCATATCAGCTGCTGTTAAAAATTATGAGTATATCGTGAATTATGCATTTACTTATAAAAGATTGGGCGTTTTTGCTTTCCTTATTTTATCAATAGTGGGTCTTGTTTTGACCTATCTTAAAATTCAAAAGAAGAAAAGAAACATATTCCTTGTCAATACAATGGTTTGGTATTTCTATGGAACCATTTTAGTGTGCAGTTACTTCAATTGGGGAGGTTTCATCACTTCACAGAATATGAAAAGAAAAGATTTTGTAGTCAACTATCATTTAACTTCTGTTAATTTCAGCGAAAAAGCCCTGCTGAAATATGCTGACGAAAAAAATGATCAGAAACTTAAAAAGACTTTGCAGGCGAAAGTGAAAAAGGAGACCTCCAAAACACTCCTTTCAAAGATTATTTATTTTCAAACCATTCAATAGCAATAGCCATGAAAACAATCATTGCATCTTCAAGGTTTAAAATCAGTATTTTGCTGATATTGATGACTGTATTCTGTGTCAGTCTTTCTGCCTTCAGATACTATATCAGTGATACAAAAGTGTTTCTGTTTCTCAACTGGAATCTTTTTCTGGCATGGATTCCTTTATTACTAAGTTCTTTTATTCTTGCCTTTAATATCAAAAGTAAAATCTCACTGATCTTTATTATTATCGTCTGGATTTTGTTCTTCCCCAATTCGCCTTATATTCTCACAGATCTTTTTCATCTGAAAGCGAGAAATTCAGTACCGATCTGGTATGATCTGATTGTCATTCTTTCCTATGCCTGGACAGGGTTGATCTGTGGTTTTATAAGTCTTAATGATATTGAAAAAAGCCTTTCGGAATATGGTAAAAGAAACAGAATCAACGCAGTAATTATATTCTTTCTTTTCATGAGCAGCTTTGGCGTGTATCTTGGAAGATTTTTAAGATGGAACAGCTGGGATGTGCTTAATAATCCTTTCGGTCTTTTCTCTGATATTGTGGTACGGTTTATCTATCCGCTAGAATATACCAAGACGTGGGGTGTCACTGTTTTGATGGGAATTATGCTCAACTTTATGTATTTTACATTTAAATGGGTTGAAACAAATAATGACAGAGAATTGAAGCCGGAAAAATAATTCGTTAAACGGATTGGAACAGTTTTAGCATTTAATAGAACTCACCAGAATGCTATGTTGGTACATTCTTAAACTTAATTATTATGAAAAAAAGCTTATTGTTGATTCCATTGATTATTATTTCATGTAAAAAAGAACCTGCCGTGACAAGCGTTCAGGACAAGGATTCTACAGTGGTTACAGAAATGCCGGATTCTGTTGTAAAAGCAGATTCTGTAGCATTGAAAGAAAGAGATTCAATCATTAACAATGCTCCTGCCACTAAAGAAGTTCTGCGAAAAGGCGTAATGAGGAGTGAAAAAGATGGTCAGATCATAAGAATTGCAGATGCTACCCAGCTTCCTTTCACTTTGGGAGAAGAATTTAAAAAAGATGATCAGGAACTGATTTTAAAGCTGACCCATTATGACCGCCCGAATATCAAAGCAAAAATTTCAACCAAAGAGAAAGATTTTAATATCCGTTTTAATCAGATCAAACTTGCCAACGGAGACTATGACGGGCCGTTCGGAAGAGAAATTACTTATGATACTCCCGGGAAAGGTGAAGTATGGCTGATTATCGGTAAAAGTAATATGGCTTCAGGAAATACCAAGGGAAGCTTTACTATAACGGTAGAGTAAGTACAAATCAATTTGGTACAATTTCTGCAAACTAAACTCTAAGTTTAAAAATTTACAATTATGAAAAATATAGTTCTAACAGCAATGGCCGCTTCAGCTGTACTCGTAAGTTGCGGAACCGTACAGTCGCTGGTTCAGAATACATTTCCATACACCACTAATGTTTTAGTCTCTACAGGGGTTCCTGCAGATAAAGAAGTTTCTTCCACTGCAACGGCTACCAATGTACAGACATGGTTCGGAGGAAATAACAATGCAAAGATTAAAGACGTAAGAATTTCGGATGCTAAAATTTCTGTTGCATCGCCTTCAGGAGGAAATCTGAGTGCATTCAAAACCGTTAAAATATACGTTTCATCCAACGGAACAGGAGAAAGACTGATCGCATCACGATCCAATATATCTACCAACTCTTCCAGCTTAAATCTGGACCTGAATGATACCGGATTCCTTGATGAAATTGTAAAAAGCTCAGGATTGACTGTAAGAACGGTCTATGAACTGAAGAATCAGACCTCTTCAGACATGAACATTAAAGTAGCCCTGAATTTCAGCAGCGTTCCTGCTAAATAACCGGATAACAATTAATATTAAAAACCCTCTTCCAGTAGTCTGAAAGAGGGTTTAATGTGAAGTAAAATGTATAAAAATCTTTTTAAAGTTTTGTGAATTTTTCAACAACTCTTCTTTGACCTTCATTGATATTGATGATATATTGACCCGTTGGGAGCTGTGAAATATCAATTTTTTCATCAGACAAAACAGAACTTTTGATTACTGTACGCCCCTGAAGGTTGATGATTTCAAAATCCAGTTTTTTGTTTTCTGTGCTTTGAATCGCAATACTACTGCTGGATGGATTAGGGTAGATTTTTACCTCCAGCGGAGATAATGCTTTTACAGGGGTTGCAAATTTACTTTCCAATTGCAGTATCGCATTTTTTACATTAGGAAGAGGCCCGATTTTCTGACCCGTTACAGTACCTCCCTGAGGAATTCCCGTAGAAATTAAAAGGTTTTTCATCGCAGACGGTGTCAGGTTCTGACCCGTAGTCTGACGATAGAAAGACTGAATTAAAATAGCTGCAGACGATACTACAGGCGTTGCAGAACTTGTACCACTGAAATAATTATAAGTTCTGTTGTTATCATTGTCATATTTGGCATAAGAACCATAGCCCGCAGCAAGAACACTGCTTCCCCAACCCTGAACGTCCACTCTGTTTCCATAAGTACTGAAACTTAATTTTGAATGGGTAGTATTGGGAGATCCTGCTCCTACAATGATAGCTCCGCTATTTCCTCTGGCAAGATAAGTTGCATAAAACGGATCATCCAGATTCTGATTTCCGTTACCCGCAGCTGCAATGACAATAATTCCTGAATCAGTAGCTGCTTTTGTAAGATCCCAGATTACATTGTCATACTCTGCAGGACAATATTGGCCGTCTTTTCCTCCGGTCTGCATTTCATACAGAATAATATCGCCTGCTTGGGAAGCGTTTATAGATCTGCTCACGGCAGAAGCTCTGTTGTATCCCACAGTAGTCCATTCCATATATCCTTTTATTTCAGAAGTATTGTAAGCAGCTCCCGTAAGGCCGATATTATCTTTTATTGAACCTAAAATACTCACCACCGCAGTTCCGTGATCACGATAATTATTATTGGCTAATCCTGCATTAGGAGAATAGCCCGGTTCCAGCTGTATAGTGTTTTGGTTGCTAAGCATCTCATGAGTTTTGTAAAAACCATATTCTACATCCCTTACCCGAATATTCTGTCCGGTGATTCCTCTTGACCAGGCATATTTTGCATTGATTCCGGGATTGTCATTCAGATAAGTCTGAATGCTTTCCAGATCAGGTGTTGCTACAAAAGCATTAACCAAAGGAGGTTCAATGGGAGTTGCACTCATTACAGACACATATTCTATTTCAGGGAACCTTTCAAGGCTGTGAATGATTTTCTGAGTGGCTTCCTCGTTTTGAAGAGGCAGATCAGCCTTATAAATTCTTTTTAGTTTTTCTACAGATTCTGGGGAGTTTCCGATGGCTTTGCTGTTTCTGGCCATTTCATCAAGCTTGCCGTCTGTAAAATCCAGATCGTATTTGAATGAAATTTTATTTTCTCTTGAAAATCTCTCCAGATCAGCATTTCTGCTGAATGCAGTTTTTTCTGAATTAATGCCCTTTGAAAAGCATACATAGATGATGGAATTTTGATCCTGATTCAGTTTGGGCTGACTGTCCTGACCAAAAGACAGGGAAGAGCAGAACGCAAACAATGCGAAAAGGTTGATTTTTGTTTTCATACGATTTTGTTAAATGGTTGTAAATCAGTTTTGATTTATACCAAAAATAATAATAAAATGAAAACAAATCACATTTTTGTGAATTTATTTTTTGTTTTTATTGTTACTCCCTTATGTATAAAGACTTTCATCAATTCTTGATAAAGCTCACAGGTTTCAAAAAACGTTGAGGTTTGGAAAATATACTTGCATGATTACAAAAAACCATCTAAGATCACTGAATGGTTTTGTTGAGATAGATAGGTTTTAATTTTTAAAGATCATCGAACCAGTTTAATTTGTTCTTATGGTAGATTACTTTCAGCTTATTCAGGATCCGGTATTCAATACCAATACTGTCCTGATTGACATTAATAAGCTTTGCTTCCTGAATTGGAAGTCTTTTACCATCTAAATAAGTCTCCTTAGATGGCTGTACTGTTTTTTCTATGATGTCTGAATAAGGAATTCTTGAGATTTGTTTTTCAAAAATTCCTTCTTTCTTGTAAATCGTAATAAGCGGTCTGTAAAGTGCTCCCGGACGCCCTCTTTCTATTCTGTAAGTATCATCCAGCCGAATTCTTTGCTCACAGCCAATAGTTGAAAAATAGTGAATAATTCAAAAAAATGGAATCATCATGGGTAAAATACTAAGAATGATTCCTGAGATCAAAAGACCAAAGTATACTTTAATCACTTTTTTCTTCCAAAACCTGACAATGATAAAAATAGTCATCAACAGCCAGAGCCAGTTAATTATTTTATCAATGTAATATCCGGCGAAACTATAGTTATTAAGGCTTAAAACTATTCCAAAAAGAAAAACTAAAGTCACTGCCAGATAAGCAATAACTAAATTTTTATTACTCATCTTCTATACTTAGTTTTTGGTAACTGAGTCCATTACAATAGTGACAGGTCCGTCATTGATTAGGGATACCTTCATATCCGCTCCGAAAATTCCACTTTCTGTTTTTAATCCGGATTTAGCTATTTCTTCTTTAAAATAATCAAAAAGAGGGACCGCTTTATCAGGTTTTGCCGCTTTTATGAAAGATGGGCGATTGCCTTTTTTGTAATCAGCAATCAATGTAAACTGGCTGATGCAAAGAATTTCCCCTGAAATGTCCTTCACAGAAAGATTAAGTTTACCCTCTTCATCTCCAAAGATTCTTAGGTTTAAAACCTTTTGTACAAGCCAATCTGCATCTGTTTTTTCATCATTTTCATCCACACCTACCAGCAGCATTAATCCTTTCCCGATTTCACCAACAATTTTTCCGTCTACTTTTACACTGGCTTCTGAGACTCTTTGTATAACGATCTTCATTTTATATTCTAATAATAAACATTTAAAGTTTTGCTTGGCGCATCATAGCTATAAGGATAAGTTTTAGGCGGCAGAGATGTTTTGGCTCCCGCTTCTGGCTGTCCTGTACTTAAGATCCATCGTGTGTTGTCCTGCGGACAAATAATAGCAATATTGTCCTTTACTTCGAGGGTTGTATTGTTATCAGGGCATATATGAGGAGCATTTCTGTCATATACTTTAAATCCACTTGCAGTTCGCACAATAATCAGCCCTCTTGTTCCGGATTGCTGTTCATTCACATAAATCCAGCCGTTAATATTGTTCAAAGCATAGTAAGCAGGCAGGTTTAGATTAAGAGATACATTAATAGGGTTATTCGGGAAACAGCTCACGGTATCTTCTCTGCTTCCACAAGAGTTTATAGTTAAGTTACTGAAAATCAATAAGCTGAAAATAGATATGATTGAAAAAGTTTTTTTCATTTCAATTTAAATTTTTATATATTTGTAAAAATTAAACGATTACAACACGAAAACATTGTCCGGCAAATGTCGGATTATTTTTTTATACTAAAACTAAATTTTGAAAATTATGGCAAGCTATGTAACTAAGGAGGGCCTAGAGAAAATGAAAGCTGAGCTGGAACAGTTGGAAACTGTAGAGAGACCAAAAATCACTCAGCAGATCGCGGAAGCAAGAGACAAAGGAGATTTGTCTGAAAATGCGGAATACGATGCAGCTAAAGAGGCTCAGGGGATGCTTGAAATGAGAATTTCTAAGCTGAAAGACGTTATCTCTACTTCTAAAATTATAGACGAAAGCCAATTAGATACTTCAAAAGTTTCCATCTTGACAACAGTGAAACTTAAAAATAATGCTACCAAGCAAGAGCAGGTATTTACATTGGTACCGGATAACGAAAGTGACCTGAAGACAGGGAGAATTTCTGTAAACACGCCTATTGCAAAAGGTCTGTTGGGGAAAGCTGTTGGCGAAACTGCCGAAATTACTTTACCGAACGGAAACAAACTGTCTTTTGAAGTATTAGACATTTCTTTATAGTCTGATACAGTTTCTATTTCTAAACTTCTAAATATCTAACCCTAACTTCTGATAAAATGAGCACTATATTCACAAAGATCATCAATGGCGAGATTCCCTCTTATAAGATTGCAGAAAATGAAAACTTTATTGCATTCTTAGATGCAATGCCTCTGGTGAAAGGACACACGTTAGTAGTTCCGAAAAAAGAAGTGGATTTGATTTTTGATCTTGAAAGTGAAGAATACAAAAACCTTTGGGGATTTGCCCAAGAGGTAGCCAAGAAGATCAAAACTGCAGTTCCATGTGTAAGAGTAGGAGTAGCGGTAGTAGGACTTGAAGTTCCTCATGCACACATCCATTTGATTCCTTTAAACAAGATGGAAGACATGAATTTTAGAAATGAAAGATTAAAATTAACGAACGAAGAATATACAGAGATTCAAAACTCAATTATTAATTCTTAACAAACAGAAAATCGTAAAAAAGTAATTTTTTACGATTTTCTTTAACATATACATATATATTATATCATATGAATTCCAACCAATGTTCTTTCTGTGGTAGAAAAAGAAATGAAGTACAGATGCTGATTTCTGGCCAGAATGGTTTTATTTGTGAAAATTGTATAGAGCAGGCACACGCTATTGTAAAAGACGGTGCATCCAAAACAGGATATTCACCTGCCGACAGTATGGCTGAACTTAAAAAGCCAAAAGAGATCAAAGAATTTCTTGATCAGTATGTGATCGGGCAGGATCAGGCAAAGAAGCAGCTTTCTATTGCTGTATATAATCATTATAAAAGATTACTCCACGCTCAGGATGAAAACAGAGAAGTGGAACTTGAGAAGTCGAACATCATCATGATTGGGGAGACAGGAACAGGTAAAACTCTTCTGGCAAAAACTATCGCCAGAGAACTGAATGTTCCTTTCTGTATCGTAGATGCTACTATTTTAACGGAAGCAGGATATGTAGGAGAAGACGTTGAAAGTATTCTGTCCAGACTTCTGATGGTTGCAGATTATGATGTGGAAAAAGCGGAGAAAGGTATTGTTTTCATTGATGAGATTGATAAAATTGCAAGAAAATCAGACAATCCAAGTATTACCAGAGACGTTTCCGGAGAAGGAGTACAGCAGGGATTACTGAAATTGCTGGAAGGGAGTATCGTCAATGTTCCGCCGCAGGGAGGTAGAAAACATCCGGATCAGAAATATATCCAGGTGAATACTCAGAACATCCTGTTTATTGCCGGTGGTGCTTTTGATGGGATTAAAGAGATTATCGAAAGAAGAATGAACAAGCAGGCGATTGGGTTCAGTTCTGAGAAAATCAATAAAACAGACGAAGACGAATATATATTAACAAATATTAATGCAATTGATCTTCGTACTTTCGGATTAATTCCGGAACTTTTAGGAAGATTTCCAATCATCACTTACCTTGATAAACTCACGAAAGAAACGCTGGTAAGAATTATGAAAGAGCCAAAAAATTCAATTGTGAATCAATTTGTGGAACTTTTCAAGATGGATGGTACAGATTTGGTAATAACAGATGGTGCAATTGAAAAAATCGTAGAGGAAACTATTGAAAAAGGATTAGGCGCAAGAGGGTTGAGAGGTACCACCGAAAAAGTTCTAGAAGACTATATGTTTTCAATAGGAGAGGACAAAGAGATCGTCTTGACGGAAGATAATGTTTTGATTAATAGATAAAATATTTTTTTTTTAAGAAAAATAATAATACCTTTGCGGGTGAAGATTGTATTAACACACAAATAATTTATACAATGAGAAAAAGTTTATTTGCTATAGGTCTTTTAGCAATTAGTTACTCTG is a window from the Chryseobacterium indologenes genome containing:
- a CDS encoding DUF4173 domain-containing protein, giving the protein MKTHHYIFLTAILFVIVFYDQDIGLNLGILGIIYAILTLFKTPEKNKTKTLYVLFATSILSSIAFAWYGDFPSFIAVVSSLLLLGYKSKNRRLKILFLIPVFIINCCTSFCRFFSFDEWLPKKNIPGLWQKTFAFILIPLVLVSVFFGIYSAGSDHFAALFTDYELDINVWQVICLFVLGFFIAFNYWNYAVEKLIYKNNHFLDNDFQQDSRIPKATYSFLDLSAERMSGVISFVLLNILLIFFIITYNYEQFYEAVKTPVQLSEETHERVNAVIMSIIMAILVIMFYFKSGFNFDPKAGLLKILAKIWIFLNVILVISAAVKNYEYIVNYAFTYKRLGVFAFLILSIVGLVLTYLKIQKKKRNIFLVNTMVWYFYGTILVCSYFNWGGFITSQNMKRKDFVVNYHLTSVNFSEKALLKYADEKNDQKLKKTLQAKVKKETSKTLLSKIIYFQTIQ
- a CDS encoding DUF1361 domain-containing protein, with product MKTIIASSRFKISILLILMTVFCVSLSAFRYYISDTKVFLFLNWNLFLAWIPLLLSSFILAFNIKSKISLIFIIIVWILFFPNSPYILTDLFHLKARNSVPIWYDLIVILSYAWTGLICGFISLNDIEKSLSEYGKRNRINAVIIFFLFMSSFGVYLGRFLRWNSWDVLNNPFGLFSDIVVRFIYPLEYTKTWGVTVLMGIMLNFMYFTFKWVETNNDRELKPEK
- a CDS encoding S8 family peptidase, whose protein sequence is MKTKINLFALFAFCSSLSFGQDSQPKLNQDQNSIIYVCFSKGINSEKTAFSRNADLERFSRENKISFKYDLDFTDGKLDEMARNSKAIGNSPESVEKLKRIYKADLPLQNEEATQKIIHSLERFPEIEYVSVMSATPIEPPLVNAFVATPDLESIQTYLNDNPGINAKYAWSRGITGQNIRVRDVEYGFYKTHEMLSNQNTIQLEPGYSPNAGLANNNYRDHGTAVVSILGSIKDNIGLTGAAYNTSEIKGYMEWTTVGYNRASAVSRSINASQAGDIILYEMQTGGKDGQYCPAEYDNVIWDLTKAATDSGIIVIAAAGNGNQNLDDPFYATYLARGNSGAIIVGAGSPNTTHSKLSFSTYGNRVDVQGWGSSVLAAGYGSYAKYDNDNNRTYNYFSGTSSATPVVSSAAILIQSFYRQTTGQNLTPSAMKNLLISTGIPQGGTVTGQKIGPLPNVKNAILQLESKFATPVKALSPLEVKIYPNPSSSSIAIQSTENKKLDFEIINLQGRTVIKSSVLSDEKIDISQLPTGQYIININEGQRRVVEKFTKL
- the dtd gene encoding D-aminoacyl-tRNA deacylase; translated protein: MKIVIQRVSEASVKVDGKIVGEIGKGLMLLVGVDENDEKTDADWLVQKVLNLRIFGDEEGKLNLSVKDISGEILCISQFTLIADYKKGNRPSFIKAAKPDKAVPLFDYFKEEIAKSGLKTESGIFGADMKVSLINDGPVTIVMDSVTKN
- the greA gene encoding transcription elongation factor GreA, with amino-acid sequence MASYVTKEGLEKMKAELEQLETVERPKITQQIAEARDKGDLSENAEYDAAKEAQGMLEMRISKLKDVISTSKIIDESQLDTSKVSILTTVKLKNNATKQEQVFTLVPDNESDLKTGRISVNTPIAKGLLGKAVGETAEITLPNGNKLSFEVLDISL
- a CDS encoding HIT family protein, with amino-acid sequence MSTIFTKIINGEIPSYKIAENENFIAFLDAMPLVKGHTLVVPKKEVDLIFDLESEEYKNLWGFAQEVAKKIKTAVPCVRVGVAVVGLEVPHAHIHLIPLNKMEDMNFRNERLKLTNEEYTEIQNSIINS
- the clpX gene encoding ATP-dependent Clp protease ATP-binding subunit ClpX encodes the protein MNSNQCSFCGRKRNEVQMLISGQNGFICENCIEQAHAIVKDGASKTGYSPADSMAELKKPKEIKEFLDQYVIGQDQAKKQLSIAVYNHYKRLLHAQDENREVELEKSNIIMIGETGTGKTLLAKTIARELNVPFCIVDATILTEAGYVGEDVESILSRLLMVADYDVEKAEKGIVFIDEIDKIARKSDNPSITRDVSGEGVQQGLLKLLEGSIVNVPPQGGRKHPDQKYIQVNTQNILFIAGGAFDGIKEIIERRMNKQAIGFSSEKINKTDEDEYILTNINAIDLRTFGLIPELLGRFPIITYLDKLTKETLVRIMKEPKNSIVNQFVELFKMDGTDLVITDGAIEKIVEETIEKGLGARGLRGTTEKVLEDYMFSIGEDKEIVLTEDNVLINR